In Mangifera indica cultivar Alphonso chromosome 14, CATAS_Mindica_2.1, whole genome shotgun sequence, the DNA window TTGACaactttcatttaacaccctcatacaTTGTCTATTATCaaataccccttatattttgaaaaaaattaatttaacaccCTCATTCATTGTCTAATGTCAAAAtgctcatatatttttttaacatttattttatgACACAATTCtatataagtatttaaaatatacgaatttgaataaatagataaattaagttttgagtaaaaatttatataaatatcttattatcatgaatcaattttttttattcgaattaaaaaacacgaaattttttccttttgatcaAATTTACAGTGTTATATATTGAGTGAAACTGAAAATCTAAATGATATGAAAAAGACATGAAAggtgagagtttatatagaagtcGTAAAAAGTATTTTTGGTATATCTTACAAATAGTTGGACATGTTTGTTTAAGTAGTTTGAATATTGAATTTTTCCAtttgaatccttcaaaattgtGAATTGCTGATTTTGGCATATATATTTTGGGCAATTAGTTTAATATCACAAAAGTTGAAGGTACActcttattcaattttaataaacactaaaaaataatagaaaaataatttcatcttttaacaGCTGTAGTACATCAAGTTAACAAATTTCACGATCAAATTATCAGATGAAATGACtgattttttaatcataaaattacgTGAATGAGttttgcatataattttatatataaataataatatattattttataattaaatattaatttatttttaattttaatatttaattatataaaaatatattattatttatatacaaaattatatgaatataattactctttttttataatttaatctttgaTCGGAGAACGGTCTATCAACTTGTTTAATCTTAATTGGGCGGGAAACAGTTGGTTCTGACAACacgaaataaaaaagaaaaaaaaattaagggaaaaTAAAGAATTACGCCAAGCGACGTCGTAAGGAACCAGCTATATATTAAGACACATCCAGCTTTCCCAAAAATTTACAGTTTACCTCtgtaaaacccaaaattttgtTGACCGAAATTCATAATTTTCCTCACTCCCTCCTTTCTCATTTCACAATACGTCACCGTTCAGCCGTGGACGATGGAGAAAGGCCTTATCTCCGTCGATCAGTGGACACAGGGAAGCCAGGCGTACTTCCTAACTCACCTGCACTCAGATCACACGAAGGGCCTAACATCGTCGTGGGCCAGAGGCCCACTCTTCTGCTCACGGCTCACCGCCAAGCTCTTCCCCTTAAAGTTCCCCGGGTTAAACCTTTCGTTGCTTCGCGTCCTCGATACTGGCTCGTGGCATTCAATTTCTCTGATCTCGCCATCTTCGAGAGAGAAAACGGTTGTCCAAGTTATGGCAATTGACGCTCACCATTGTCCTGGTCAGTTACTCTAATTAACCGCTTTGTTTGGCtgaatattatcattttttcttaatctGAACATTAATTATCGTATATATCTTTTGGAAGGTTCAATTATGTTGTTATTTCGTGGTGAGTTTGGGTGCCTGCTTTACACTGGTGATTTCCGCTGGGAAACAGACGGTGAGAGGGCCAAAATAGCAAGGAACACACTCCTCAAAGCTTTAAAAGATGATGCAGTCGACATTCTTTACTTGGATAACACATATTGCAATCCGAAATACGAGTTTCCTTGTCGAGAATTTGCTGCTCAGCAGGTGCGCTTTCACATTCTAGTGCAAGTCGGTTAGTGGCAAACAGTAACTATAATCATCATTAATATGCGCGTGTATGTTTTTACTTGGTAGCGAAAAGTTCTAGCAATATATAGGaagtaaattatttaacaattttgctttgttttattttacttttcattgTGTTTATCAAAGAGTAAAGCAATTTTGCATGTTATTGTGTGATCCATCTATGGAAATTTGGTGCTTTATTTAAGTTTCAAACTCGAGTTACTATCCATGGCGTAGTATCTCCTAATATACTGGTTGTTCGAGTAGGCATTCGCTTTAGGATTATACTGTGTTAAATGTTGTGGAATTTAACCTGAAGCAATAGTTATGTTTACTGATTCTTGGTGGTTGGATTCCTTGCTGAAATAGGTTGCTGATATAATTGCCTCCCATCCCAGCCATGACATCATAATTGGGATTGACACTTTGGGAAAAGAAGAACTTTTGCTTCACATTTCACGTCTGCTCAACATAAAGGTTTACTGAtccttgttatattaattacttatataataatcaattgaTCATCATGATATTTTCTCCAGATAAAACCATTGACACATGCAGCAGCAACAGAGTGACATTTGATCTAACTTTGGAAATCATCTTCAGATAATTTATAACTTTGTTTCTCTCTGGTATACTTTTTTCTGATATATAACATTTGATCTATCTGAAAACTGGGTGGGTCACCAATCATTTGTCAGCTTCAATAGTTCAACATACTTATGAAGCTAACTGTCTTTGTTTGGTCATAATCGTttagttttctttattttagctTTCCTGTTGTCGCCCCTTCTGCATTGTTTATCCTTATTCAAACTATGACATTTATACTGCAAAAAATGCTAATTTCTACGGAAGCATTCGCATTTGTCTTTTCCATTTACATACAAGTAAGTAGGTGCCAATAACTTTTCTATGTATTTCTAAATCAGATGGTTACTCTTTATATTCTGTTTTATTCTTATGAAGATTTGGGTGTGGCCAGAACGCTTGCAAACCATGCAGCTACTTGGATTCCATGACATATTCACAACCAAAACTTCTCTTACTAGAGTACGAGCTGTTCCTCGTTACAGTTTTAGCATTGACACTTTAGAAGAATTGAATACAATACGCCCAACCATAGGAATTATGCCATCTGGTCTTCCATGGCTTGTTAAACCCCTTAAAGGAAATGACAAGCTTTTTGGTTCTCTTTTAACTTCTTACAACCGGAGCAAAAATGGTGCAAAAGGTGGAATTGAAACAGATAAGATGAATGACAATTTAGGAGTAGAAAGGTTTCACAAGTATGTATATACAGTTCCATATTCTGATCATTCATGCTTTATGGAGATACAGGAGTTTATAAAGCTTGTCCAGCCAGTGAAGGTAAGAGGAATTGTGTCTTCATCATCTTGTTATGTTGATCCTCTTTACTACTTTGGTCGGCTTTGCAAAGCAAACCCACCTTCAAGGGGGTTGCACAACAGTGAGGAAAGGAAATCATTAGGCAAAAGAGTTATAGCTGTTCAAACAAATTGTTATGTTCGAAGTGGCAATGCTACTGAGGCGGGAAGGAAAAGAGGGAGGACTTTGAAGGTCAATTTTCTAGGAGTTAATGCGAGCAAGACAAATGCCTTGAGGCGTATCCAAAGAGGTGCTAAGATTGTGCCAAGTGAGTGATTtggtttattattttcattttttagtttcAGATTAGTTGTAAGAGTTGTAAGAAACTGTAGTTCAGAATATAATtgtattgttttaaaatttatctggTGTTGAAGATCCAATGGATATATTCTTCTAATACAAACATCTGAAGCGTAGAAATATCTGGGTATTGTGTACTTATTAGAGGAAATCTTATATCATGAAGAAGTAAGAAGTATGTTGTGGCCAGATTAAGTGTAGAAAGAGAGTATTGTGCTATGGGTTTAGTCAATGATTTGAAAACTGAATCGGATTGGACTAGTCGGTTCAATTGGTTGAACAGAGAACCGGCTCCGAGTTCGatccaattaatataaaaaactagtTTTGTTATTGACTTGGTCAAATCTGATTAAAAACTGGGTTTGACCGGATGAATCAGTCAAAAACGGGTTTGATTGGGTttgacttttaaattttaattatttttgaataatttgattattttttagtttttattgttCTTTAGTTGAACCGGTCAAATTATAAACCAGTGTGACAACGGGTTCGATCATTGGTCTGGTTTTAAAAGCATTGGATTTAGTTACCTATGAACTTGTATGGTTGAAGTGGTTAATTCAAGAGTTGAAGTTTACAGATATATCACAAATGTCATTATTTTGTAACAACCAGAGTGCACTTCACATTTCTTCTAATCTAGTTTTTCATGAAAggataaaacatataaaaatttattgttattttatttgtaagaaGATTATGTCTGACAACATTATCACAAGTCATGTTAGTTCAAACGATCAACTTATTGACATCCTCACTAAATCTCTCCAAGATCTtcgaattaattatatttgtaacaaacTTGACGTATATGCTTGAGCTTGATGGGAAGTGTTAAAATATCTATtgtaatattatgtaaataaagaATACATCGTGTAAAATAGGAATATGTAGATATCTTTCCCAAATTTGATAAATGTagttaataattttcttaaattagtCAGATACACTTACCATGTAATGATGCATTTTATTTTGAATCAGAAATATCCTCCACTCATCTTTTTTCATAGAACTTTTTCTAATTTCCTCTTTCTGAAGCTCAATTGTTGAGTTACATGCATATGTGTGGTATCAAATATCAACTGACTAACTTCAGTACACACATTTGCTAAGattaaattggaaaaagaaaagagagagaatgaaAGGATTTTTACCTGtattcatttcatcatatttCGGAGAAGCATTGAACAAGAGAATGTTTTGTCATATTTGAGAACTAGTGAGCAAGTTAGTAGTTTTAAATAGTCATGTTCCTGcacacataaattatataagccAAGTGTGTGCAGATGTACTCCacggagaaaaaaaaaaaaaaagcttataggaagaaaaatgaaataccaATGAAAAAGCTTACCCCATTCAATTCCTTCCTTGCCATTTCCCCCATGGAAGCAATTCATTCAACCTGagcacaaacaaactcaaactaaagcCTAGTAGATATGAAAAGCATCAAACTACAAAGGAtatagaaagaaaaggaaatactAATGAAAAAAGCTTTTCCCAAACTTGTTGAGGAACTAAAACATAGTCCTGTCCTTCCACCAAATTTCTTAGAAGCTCTAGAGCATCACCTTCAGGaccattaatattttctattaaatcaGAATTATCAATGGGTCCAGGCCTCTCTGAAGAAACCACATCCAAACGTTAAGAATCAAACGATAGCTTATCAATCAATGGTTCATCGCCACCAACATGCCAGGTTGTTTCACACAAGTGTTGGATTGAACACAACAAACTCTACCTGacgataaaaaaaataatcataataaaaggAAGTACAACTGTTAGCCCATTTGATTATTGAGAGATCCTTTTCATAGGCACTAAGCAATGAGGAACACTAAACTATAGAactgaaatctaacaaaatgGCTTACACCATTCAATTCCTTCCTTGTCATTTCCCCCAAAACATTTATGTGATCCAGAGCAAGAAGAGAGCCAAGTGCAGTCAAAAGTAGTGTCTTTATAACTGGAAAAGAAGCAATGGAAAATAGATCCGAAAGCCCCATTGTTTCTAATAATCAAATGTTGCAAATCTTCACCGCTCTTGCATATAGGGAAAAACATCTAACAGATTGTTCAAATCAACCATCAAGAAATGTCATCGCAAGTTTGATAACAGTTACCATACCGTAAATTCTAACATTATTCATGAAAACTTTTCTTGGTCTATGCACTCAACGAAATTGTATCCAGGCTCAGAGTAGAAAGCATATAGCTAGAATGCTTAGGTACTTTTTTAAACTTGCAAGTGGGATATGTACACACATTAATTGAGCAAAGTCAAATTGTATCCTATAGAAATGATACAACTTTGAAAAGAGATTTTATTagtaagaaatatataaaaagaagaatGCAACCACGCAAAACAAATATAACTGTCACCTAAGAATCTGTTGGAATATGCAACATTGCTCTTTACTTCGTCTGCTGAGTCGCAAGAAAGAAAAGGCAATGCGAGGGtaaataagaaacaaaacagaagtcagagaaaaaaaaagcaagacgAAGAAGAATGTGAGAGGCACAAAGCGAGGAGGatgtaattcatattttataggTTGCAAGttaattgagtttattattatacaaaaacaCATACCAGGCATCCAAGCATATATGTTTTCCCTTCATGACAAGTGTGTAAGACTTTGTTCCACAAAAGCAGTAACTCACAATgagcatcatcatcataatgCGCTTAGactttgttttaaaaatggaattttatcaaacactttGTGAGCattctccctccctccctccctctCTCTTAGTCAAGTTATAATTTTGGTCATCTTCTCTCCTCACCGACAGTGTTACAAAGAAACTAAAATCTAAGTCTTTTCGTCGTGTCATCGGTGAGAGGAGAAGACAGTCGATGATGGTCGAAAATGGACAATGATTGAGAGAGAAGTCAGGAGGGAAGGAGAATACCGTCATCGCTGTTATCTTGGTTGTCAGTAACTCCTACAAAAACTGAGGGggtaatataagttttttaaagtttttgtgggtttgatttgttagtttttaaacctgggattacaaatgtgataaatttttagtttttaaaatatttttattaaataataattttatccctaataacaatagtgaaatttaatagattgGTATGTATTTAGAGTTTCGATAGTTAATGAATAGAAAGTTGTGTTTGCACAAAACCttggtaggaaatagtcatttggccaatttaattctattattataaaaatatatggttTCTGTCTGATGGATGCTGCTCAAACTTAGACATTTATGTTTGGTTTGGTTGTTGATTCTTTGCAAGAACTATATGAATTCCACATTCATGCACCACATTTAATGctttgtaaatttaaaatataataaagccATTGAAGACAATGACAAAATTAGCTTCTTAGAATTTATAAAGCAACATTAAATACCACATTTAAGACTAAGCATggtttattaattataaacacAATGACTAAGAGATTTTTTCCATGATTATtgattaagaataatattatcaaaatcaatgCACCTTGAGTGGGGTGTTGGAACCTCCACCAGTCCAGTCCAGTCCAGTCCAGTCCACCTTCACCGTGTTGAATAGGTGCCGAATTAgccctaaaaataaatatatcagtCAATCTCAAGAGACCCACCAACTTGAACgtttcaaattcaaaccaacttcattttttaacttagaTTTGGAGAATTCATAGTTAGTTAGTGGCTAAATACATAGGTTTATGGCTATGACAAAAATCAGTTATCAAAAaggaatataaatatattgcATCTAAATAAAATAGTCTAAATTTGAAATCtattaataatacattaaaattaaacttttgatttaattCATATAGTAAGTATGATTCAagagtttatttatttagtgtgattaatttaatcctaaaaaaataatcaaatgaataattaaatatgaattgaacagataatatataattataaactagaataacgataaatatggAACAGGAAACGGAGGACGAAAAGTGTaagactctctctctctctctatatatattaaaatatatatttataattaaaaaatattgtttacggtttaattcgatttaaaaactctattaaaaaataattttatttaattttttatcttaactaattcataattaaatgtttGAAATAGTTTGAAATTGTTTTGCTTATGAAAATGAGGttactttgatttgaattcgatttgttCAATTTGAAGTAAAATAACTAGGATAAAATCCATGCTTAATTCGAAAAACTtttcataagatttttttattaaatagtttaGTTAATACtcataataaatcaaaaatgggtttagtttgatttgtatTCATCTTTAGTTTTTTATACACCTATAAGATAAATGATGGCAAGTTTGTAAGTAATTTTagtgagaaaataaaaattcctcgttaaaagtataaatttgtttaatttaaactaaagtaTATAAAAGaggttgttaaaattataaaaataataattataatgataaaatatttatctctttattaattttttttagtattcaaaagtaaatgtataaataaatagaataatattatatatacatatttttgtacataatttagatatataaatgattactcatcacgtgattgagtattattttatttttaatttaaaattatttaaccacatcagacatattataaatatatttaaattgtgtataaaaaatataaaaatataattttattgaaataaatattaaaattaaattaaatatataatatgaatttagtTTATACgcaaaattagtttatttaagaaatatcgTAAGTGCGACCATAACCATTAAGTCTCCACTTACACAGGGCCGATTGGTATTTATGGTGGCGAGTCAAAACTTAAAATTGGTCAGCCACCAACTGTACTGACTTGAGTGTTGTTCACTTGGAGAGTCCAAGTCCAAGTCCGAGTCCAAGTCCAAGTCCAAGTCAAAGCATCTAAATGTAGGTATGAGTTTATACAAATCAGtaacaatcaaatttaaatgCATCAATACATATAAAAGAATCTATAAGAGTGTAATGAATGGTTTGTGAATGACAACAAACAAAAATCCAAGTCCCTTTGCCTTCATGTGCCATAACGCAGTAGGAACACCAAAATTGCTTCATCACTTTCTAACAGAACATCAGCCTAAGACAGGGTAAGAGAAAAAAACACCAGAACTCATATCCTTGCAGTAGTCAAGCAAACAATGGATATAGCAGTagcaaacataataaaaagagatgtGCATGCAACATTATAAACGATAAACATGCTGAcatgaaaatcaaatcaatcttgaaataaaaattatttcagtaCACACAAACATACCTTGCGGTGGTAgaaccttttttaattttctctttctgaAGCTCAATTGTTGAGTTACATGCATATGTGTGGCATCAGATATCAATTAACTAATTTCAGTACACactggtacgtgctgtcgttaacacctaaattaaaatcctaaattcttgcaacaaaaatgtagtaaaggaaagtagggatcgttccctcgaagagctttgattagtatgtcgtcacaaataaatcgaaacaaagcAATAAAAGAGAGGTTTtaaagtgaatgcaaattataatgaaaaacaataaataaaaattcagtaaaataatctaaaaggaataaatcaatttaacaaactttGGTCTTCGATCACATCCACTATTGGAACtatgattgatcatcgaaacaaaatatcaaattaattattcaaatattcgttgtggtattaaattaactTGTCcctccttacgattagttaaccaaaaacatgtatttcaattaacccttattgattaataattcggatatgatctcgaatttaattaaacaataacattacGAATTaaaaagaccaacgaagcaagacaatacaaacgtacgacgttgcatttaatctagttgattattttcctaggatttatagtttctgaagcagcaaacgataaacctagttgccacttcgattagatggattgaacaattacggattcaacacctcaactagccgtagattatactaattgataaactaattgcgcatcttagaaatcaatcaacacaatcatgaaaaataattcagaaagataatcaatactcaaataattaaaaagatgcattaaagaacaaaaataaatctcacaatcattgtagttccatggtttccaATCCCTTCAtccaagaaaaattatttaccCATTGTAGACcatgttttgctctctaattctctaattataatggttgataattctcaaataaaaataaaagtatatatattatctccctactaaaaatctggaaat includes these proteins:
- the LOC123195866 gene encoding 5' exonuclease Apollo-like, encoding MEKGLISVDQWTQGSQAYFLTHLHSDHTKGLTSSWARGPLFCSRLTAKLFPLKFPGLNLSLLRVLDTGSWHSISLISPSSREKTVVQVMAIDAHHCPGSIMLLFRGEFGCLLYTGDFRWETDGERAKIARNTLLKALKDDAVDILYLDNTYCNPKYEFPCREFAAQQVADIIASHPSHDIIIGIDTLGKEELLLHISRLLNIKIWVWPERLQTMQLLGFHDIFTTKTSLTRVRAVPRYSFSIDTLEELNTIRPTIGIMPSGLPWLVKPLKGNDKLFGSLLTSYNRSKNGAKGGIETDKMNDNLGVERFHKYVYTVPYSDHSCFMEIQEFIKLVQPVKVRGIVSSSSCYVDPLYYFGRLCKANPPSRGLHNSEERKSLGKRVIAVQTNCYVRSGNATEAGRKRGRTLKVNFLGVNASKTNALRRIQRGAKIVPSE